The following nucleotide sequence is from Peribacillus sp. ACCC06369.
TATACCCAAATAAAACGAATCACCAATAATAAAAGAACAATCAATACACTTATCCCAAAAAGAGTACCCCTATTTAAGTTGGACTCAATTTCCTGATAAACGCTCGGTAACATAAATCCTAATAAAGCGAATACCAGTCCATTCAAAAGATAACTTAATACAGACCATGTATTCGATGATACAATTTGCAATTTAGTTGTGGAACTCTGAAGGCGATCCCGCTCGATGCCATGAATCACACCTGCGGCAACCACTGCTAAGATTCCGGAAACATGGAATTCTTCAGCCACCATATAAATGACAAAAGGCGTAATCAGCTCAATAACAATAGACATCGAGATTTCTTCAAGTCCGTGAACCCGTAAAAGTAATCTTAATTTAACGATTAAATACCCCAATAGGATACCTATAATGATTCCGCCTAAAGCCACAAATATAAAATGAAGCGAAGCATCTTTTATAGAAAATGCTCCAGTTAAGGCAGCTGCCAGGGCAACTTTAAAAGCAACGATTCCGGCAGCATCATTGAAAAGTGATTCACCCTCAAGGATAGGCATCATATTTCCGGGCAATTTCAATCCTTTTGTAATCGATTGTACCGCTACGGCATCCGTAGGGGTAATTGTAGCCGCTAAAGCAAAAGCAACAGCCATCGGCATATCAGGTATTAACCAGTGGATGAAAAAACCTCCTGCAAAAACGGTCACAAATACTAACCCAAAGGCCAATAACAGAATAGGCTTACGCAATTCAAGCATTTCTTTACGGGACGTATTTTTTCCTTCTGTAAAGAGTAACGGAGCAATAACACAGATCATAAATAATTCTGAATGAAAATCGAACGATAAGTGAAATGGTAATAATGAAAGTACTGCTCCCATGAATATCTGATAAATCGGAAGTGGAATACGAGGCCATATGGCATTTAATATTGTAGCAATTATTGTGGACACCAATAATCCGAGCAATGTGATTAAGAATGACATAGAATCTCCTTATCTTCTAATGTTTTAGTCTGATTGCCCATGAAACCTATATAAAAAGATAAAAAAGCAGAGGTATTTAAATCGATTAACCATTCTTTTATATTTTTTAGAAACCCTCTTATTGCACGTCGTGCATGTATCTGTACAGATACACGTACTATCCGCCAATGTGTAGCCTCGGTCTTTGATATACCCCTTTGTCATTAATTACAAACAGGATATCACATATGAATATGGTTTATTCAATATCAACCTTTAACATAGCCTCTTTTGTATTCCCCTTTAATACTGCTTAAATGAAAAATAAGTTCATGTTAAGCTCAGGATTTTCTGTATAAAATACCCTTTATGAAGAAACATAGAAAAATGGAGTTAGAGCGACCTGCAAAAAAATGGGGGTAACCAGTTTGATTCGTAATGTAGGCAAATTGTTAAGAAAAAAGAAAGAAAAAAAATCCAGTGTACAAAATAATTACCAAGATTCTAAGCCTGCAGATGCACTTGATGCGAATTTTAGTCAAAATGTAGAAACACTTCGTTCTGTTTATGATAATTGCTCGGATGTCATGTTCCGTTCGTTCTTACTTTTCGGAAAGACGAGAGCCATGCTTATTTACATTGCGGGACTCTCAGACATCGAGGCGATAGAGCAATATGTGCTATCTCCACTCATGCAAGAGTCATCAAAAGAGCCACAGCCATTAAATGAGTTTATTGAACATAAAATGCCCGTTCCTAAAGTCGTAAAAGTGAATATGTTGGCGGATTGCATTGAATCGATTTCCTCTGGAAACCCGATCCTTCTATATGAAGGGGAAAGCGATGGATTTTCTTTAGGATTGTCCAAATGGGAAAAGCGGGCGATTGAAGAACCTATGGCAGAGGGGGGAGTTAGGGGGTCACGAGAGGGATTTATTGAATCTCTAGAGGTAAATACGTCTCAATTGCGACGTATTATTAAAAGTCCTGCCCTTAAATTACAATCGATGAAGATCGGAACTTATACCAGGACGAATGTTTCGATTGCTTATATTGATGGACTTGTGGATAAAACACTGATTGAAGAGATTACAACTCGGTTGGAACGAATTAAAATAGACGGTATTTTAGAAAGCGAGTACATCGAGGAAATGATTGAGGACAATCCGTTTTCACCTTTCCCTCAGATCATGACGACAGAACGGCCGGATGTAGCCTGTTCTTGCTTGCTGGAGGGACGGGCTGTCATTCTTGTAGAAGGAACCCCTTTTACTTTAATTGCACCAATATCGTTCTTTTCTTTGATTCAATCACAAGAGGATTATGCTCAACGTTTTATGGCAGGCACTTTTATCCGTTGGTTACGTTATATTTTTATGGGATTATCTCTTTTGCTTCCGTCCCTATATGTTGCTATTTTGACGTTCCATCATGAGGCGGTCCCAACCGCACTCCTGCTAAGCAGCGCGGCATCCCGGGAATCGGTCCCTTTTCCTGCAATAGTAGAGGCATTGGCTATGGAAATTACCTTTGAAGCACTAAGAGAGGCAGGGGTTCGATTGCCGAAGCAGGTAGGTTCTGCTGTCAGCATTGTTGGAGCGCTAGTGATTGGTCAAGCTTCCGTACAAGCGGGGTTGGTTTCAGCGCCAATGGTCATTGTGGTTGCGATTACGGGAATCGCTTCTTTTATGATGCCTCGTTATATTGCCGGAATTGCTTTCCGGATGCTGCGTTTTCCAATGATGCTGCTTGCCGGTACATTAGGACTGCTTGGTATCATGATGGGGATCATTGCCATAGTCATTCACTTATGCAGCTTGCGCTCCTTCGGCGTTCCCTACTTAACGCCACTGGCACCGTTAAAAGGTCAAGGGCTGAAAGATGTGCTGTGGAGAGCTCCTTGGTGGATGATGGATACACGCCCGCGTCTCACAGGGGATTCTAATGTATACCGTCAACCCCCGGAGCAGGGACCAAATCCAAAAAGGGGAAGTGAAACGGAGTGAATAATAGTTGGAGGCGAACAAAGATATTGGAGAAAGTAAAGAGGCGTCGTTTCATGAAAAGCGTCCTTCTTTTGCTCGGTATTTGTGGAACAACCCCTTTTCTAAGCGGTTGTTGGGATCGAACAGAAATCACTGATTTGGCGATTGTCACAGCAGCCTCCATCGATAAGAAGGATAATAATCAAATCGAACTATCCGTCCAAGTCTTTATTCCAAGTTCAATAAGTAGTGGAGGCGGCGGTCAAGGAGGAGGGGCCAGTCAAGGAGGGGGTGCTGTTACGACATTGGTGAGATATGAAAAAGGCTCCAATATTTCAGATGCATTGTCTAAGCTTCAAAGCAAGCTTCCGCGAAAAGTATTTTGGGGACATTGTAAAGTATTTGTATTCGGTGAAAAGTTAGCGAAAGAAGGAATTCAAGAGCAGCTGGATTTTTTACTGCGCCATCCGCAGCCAAGAGAGAAAGCAAATGTGTATGTCAGCAAAGGGAAAGCAAAGCCTATCCTTGAATCTTTGCCACCTCTAGAAAACTATTCAGGGGAAGTGCTTAGAGAACTATCTGATTTACATATTGGGATGCTGGTCACACTACAGGATTTAGATGAAATGTTAACCGGTAAGCCTCAAGCGGCCGCACTTCCATTCATTAAAATATTGCCTCCAGGGAAAGGGCAAACGAAATTACAGGGAATCCCTTACATTGTCGGGACAGCCGTGTTCAAAAAAGATAAAATGACTGGGATGATGACGGAAAAAGAAACAAGAGGGCTATTGTGGTTAAGGGATGAAGTGGAATCATACACCGTGACCATAAAACCCAAAGGGGTGAAAGGGAAGATATCTTTAAGTCCAGTGTCAGCCAAAGTCAAGATCATTCCGCAAATTATCAATGACAAATGGAAATTATTGGTGAAGGTAAATACAGATGGAGCTGTTATACAAAATGGAACGAATTTAAACCTTTCAAATCCTAAGTCTCTAAAAGCTGCAGAACGAGCATATCAAAAAGATATAGAAAAACGCATCGAGATGGCTTTTCTGAATACTCAGGATAAGAAAGCGGACATTTTAGGGTTAGGTAAAGATTTCTATAGGAAATATCCTAAACAGTTTAATAAGGTCGAAAACCACTGGGATGAGATATTCGCGGAAATGGAAGTGGAAATCGATGTTGCGGCCCATATTCGAAGACAGGGCTATATTAACAAACCGGCGGGTTTGTCTGAGAAAGAGGTGAAGGACAAGTGAGATGGGGGGCTTTTTTGTGTACAACCGTGATCGTAGCTTTAATCATTTTGTTTGAATGGCCGAAAATGAAAAAAAATCCTAAAAAAGATAAAGTGGCATTTCTTACACTGCTCCTCACTGGCTTGGTTCTGTCCATGTTCAATCTTCCACAGATGTCAGGACCCACTCAATGGGTGGAAACTCTTTTCAGGCCATTTGGAGAGTTTATGGAAAAGTGAGTCTATTAGTGGGTGTTGCGGGATTTAATTCATTCTATTAAAGAAAGGAGGAAGCAGATGGAGAAAGGAAAAATTTCATCATTACAGATGGCATTCATGATATATCCGACGATTGTGGCAACGGCTATTCTCGGGGTTCCCAGCATTACAGCGAAATATGCCAAAACTGATTTATGGCTGTCCCCCATTTTTGCTGCGCTCATAGGGTATCTGACGGTGTATATCGCTTATAAACTGCACCAACTTTATCCAAAACAAACGGTGATCCAATTCACTGAAAAGATCATTGGTCGGATTCCGGGGAAAATTTTCGGTTTTTTACTCTTGTTTTTTTATATCCAGAACACGGGGCTAATCCTTAGAAGCTACGCAGAATTTCTTGTCGGCTCTTTTCTGGTACGTACCCCGATTAGTGTGATCATGGCATCGATGGTGCTTCTGTGTGCGTTCATCGTACGCGGGGGAATAGAAGTGTTGGGGCGAGCTGCTGAATTGTTTGTACCTGTTTTTATTTTTCCAATCTTTATCTTAATCCTTTTGCTGATTCCTGATCTCGAATTTAAGAATATATACCCGGTATTGGGGGATGGTATAATGCCCCCAATCAAGGGTGCGATTGTACCGGGGGGATGGTTCAGCGAGTTTTTCCTGATCATTTTTCTTCTTCCTTTTTTGGCAGATATGAAAAAAGGGATGAAATCCGGGATGATGTCTGTGTTTGCCGTGATGATGACGTTAATTGTGGTGAATCTTATGGTTCTATTTGTACTCGGGTCAACCACATCCACAAAACTTTACCCCCTGATGAGTGTATCTCGATACATCAGTTTGGCAGACTTTTTTGAACATGTTGAGTCCGCCGTCATGGCGGTATGGATAGTAGGGGCGTTTGTGAAAATTTCCGTTTTTTATTATGCATCTGCTTTAGGTACAGCGCAGTGGCTGAATCTCTCCGACTATCGTCCTGTTGTATGGCCGATTGGGATTTTGATTGTCATATTCAGTTTGTGGTCGTTGCCAAGCGCTATGGATGTCAGTCGTAATGATACCAACGTCTTCCCTTTACAAGGAATTTTGATGCAAACGATTATTCCTCTGTTATTGTTGGTGATTGCTGTTGTAAGGAAAAGAAATCGTAAAGGAACCGAAACCAGCTGAATGGGCGTTTTTTATGCTAAATATTCGATAAGGTGCTATCTATGTTCGTACTCGCGCAGAGGGCAGGACCAACTGAATGGATTGCATCTCTTTTTTAAGCCGTTTGAAGAGTTTATGAAAAAGTAAATCTATCAGTGGGTTGCGTGATTTCAAATTTACATACTATCAGAGAAAGGAGGAAGATGATGGAGAAAGGTAAAATTTCATCTCTACAGATGGCATTCATGATGTATCCAACGATTGTGGCAACGGCTGTTCTCGGTGTTCCAAGCATCACAGCGAAATATGCCAAAACTGATTTATGGCTGTCCCCCATTTTGGCGTCTCTCATCGGGTATGCGACGGTGTATATCACTTATAAACTGCACAAACTTTATCCGAAACAAACGGTTATCCAATTCAGTGAACAGATCATCGGTCGGATTCCGGGGAAAATTCTCGGTTTTTTATTCTTGTTTTTTTATATCCCGATCACAGGGCAAATCCTAAGAAGTTACGGAGAATATATTGTCGACTCTTTTCTGGTCAAAACCCCGATTAGCGTGATCATGGCATCAATGATACTCCTCTGTGCCTTTATCGTACGCGGAGGGATAGAGGTGTTGGGGAGAGCTGCCCAATTGTTTGTTCCCGTTTTTATCATTCCAATCCTCATCTTAATCATCTTACTGGGCCCTGATCTTGAATTTAAGAATATATTCCCGATATTGGGGAATGGAATTATGCCTCCAATCAAGGGTTCGATTGTACCGGGTGGATGGTTCAGCGAGTTTTTTCTGATGATTTTTCTCCTCCCTTTTTTAGCGGATATGAAAAAAGGAATGAAATATGGGATGATGACTGTGTTTGCCGTGATGATGACATTAGTTGTGGTGAATCTTATCGTTCTTTTTGTACTCGGATCAACAACATCCACAAAGAATTATCCGTTGATGAATGTATCTCGGTACATCAGTTTGGCCGACTTTTTTGAACATTTGGAGTCCGCCATCATGGCCGTATGGATAGTAGGAGCGTTTGTCAAGATTTCTGTGTTTTATTATGCGGCTGCTTTGGGTACCGCGCAGTGGCTGAATCTCTCTGACTATCGTCCTGTTGTATGGCCGATAGGGATTTTGATTGTAGAATTCAGCTTTTGGTCGTATCCTAGCTCTATGGATGTCAGTCGATATGATATCATCGCCTTCCCTTTTCATGGAATTTTGATGCAAACGTTGATTCCTCTGTTATTGTTGGTGATAGCTGTTGGTAAAAGAAATAGACAGAGAAAGGGAAGCAATTCAAGCTAACCTTTTCTGCCACTTGGTTTAAGAGAATTGAAAAAGTTTGGGCATGAAAGTAGGTAAAAGGAGTTCTATCTTTAATGTTAAAACAAAGTTGATTGGAACGGAAGGTGCGAGACTCCTGCGGGAAAACGCGTCCAATGGAGACCCCGTTGGCGCAAAGGTGCCCGGAGTGAAGCAACATTCAATTTAAACACACCTCAAAAGCCAACT
It contains:
- a CDS encoding spore germination protein; protein product: MIRNVGKLLRKKKEKKSSVQNNYQDSKPADALDANFSQNVETLRSVYDNCSDVMFRSFLLFGKTRAMLIYIAGLSDIEAIEQYVLSPLMQESSKEPQPLNEFIEHKMPVPKVVKVNMLADCIESISSGNPILLYEGESDGFSLGLSKWEKRAIEEPMAEGGVRGSREGFIESLEVNTSQLRRIIKSPALKLQSMKIGTYTRTNVSIAYIDGLVDKTLIEEITTRLERIKIDGILESEYIEEMIEDNPFSPFPQIMTTERPDVACSCLLEGRAVILVEGTPFTLIAPISFFSLIQSQEDYAQRFMAGTFIRWLRYIFMGLSLLLPSLYVAILTFHHEAVPTALLLSSAASRESVPFPAIVEALAMEITFEALREAGVRLPKQVGSAVSIVGALVIGQASVQAGLVSAPMVIVVAITGIASFMMPRYIAGIAFRMLRFPMMLLAGTLGLLGIMMGIIAIVIHLCSLRSFGVPYLTPLAPLKGQGLKDVLWRAPWWMMDTRPRLTGDSNVYRQPPEQGPNPKRGSETE
- a CDS encoding endospore germination permease, whose product is MEKGKISSLQMAFMIYPTIVATAILGVPSITAKYAKTDLWLSPIFAALIGYLTVYIAYKLHQLYPKQTVIQFTEKIIGRIPGKIFGFLLLFFYIQNTGLILRSYAEFLVGSFLVRTPISVIMASMVLLCAFIVRGGIEVLGRAAELFVPVFIFPIFILILLLIPDLEFKNIYPVLGDGIMPPIKGAIVPGGWFSEFFLIIFLLPFLADMKKGMKSGMMSVFAVMMTLIVVNLMVLFVLGSTTSTKLYPLMSVSRYISLADFFEHVESAVMAVWIVGAFVKISVFYYASALGTAQWLNLSDYRPVVWPIGILIVIFSLWSLPSAMDVSRNDTNVFPLQGILMQTIIPLLLLVIAVVRKRNRKGTETS
- a CDS encoding endospore germination permease; protein product: MEKGKISSLQMAFMMYPTIVATAVLGVPSITAKYAKTDLWLSPILASLIGYATVYITYKLHKLYPKQTVIQFSEQIIGRIPGKILGFLFLFFYIPITGQILRSYGEYIVDSFLVKTPISVIMASMILLCAFIVRGGIEVLGRAAQLFVPVFIIPILILIILLGPDLEFKNIFPILGNGIMPPIKGSIVPGGWFSEFFLMIFLLPFLADMKKGMKYGMMTVFAVMMTLVVVNLIVLFVLGSTTSTKNYPLMNVSRYISLADFFEHLESAIMAVWIVGAFVKISVFYYAAALGTAQWLNLSDYRPVVWPIGILIVEFSFWSYPSSMDVSRYDIIAFPFHGILMQTLIPLLLLVIAVGKRNRQRKGSNSS
- a CDS encoding Ger(x)C family spore germination protein; protein product: MNNSWRRTKILEKVKRRRFMKSVLLLLGICGTTPFLSGCWDRTEITDLAIVTAASIDKKDNNQIELSVQVFIPSSISSGGGGQGGGASQGGGAVTTLVRYEKGSNISDALSKLQSKLPRKVFWGHCKVFVFGEKLAKEGIQEQLDFLLRHPQPREKANVYVSKGKAKPILESLPPLENYSGEVLRELSDLHIGMLVTLQDLDEMLTGKPQAAALPFIKILPPGKGQTKLQGIPYIVGTAVFKKDKMTGMMTEKETRGLLWLRDEVESYTVTIKPKGVKGKISLSPVSAKVKIIPQIINDKWKLLVKVNTDGAVIQNGTNLNLSNPKSLKAAERAYQKDIEKRIEMAFLNTQDKKADILGLGKDFYRKYPKQFNKVENHWDEIFAEMEVEIDVAAHIRRQGYINKPAGLSEKEVKDK